The Puntigrus tetrazona isolate hp1 chromosome 23, ASM1883169v1, whole genome shotgun sequence genome has a segment encoding these proteins:
- the igsf21b gene encoding immunoglobulin superfamily member 21b — protein sequence MFNNAKEMSIITLSLLLCADLLDFVIGYLTVTIEPLPPVVMGDTVTLKCNFRTDGNLREIVWFRVTEGGTSKQKIFTYDAMYNTNFSHMEDFRRQEDLVYQSTVRLPEVQMEDDGPYECHVGIYDRASREKVVLASGSITLNVMSPPKSISVEAANQPARFSRYEAQNFTLVCIVTGGKPAPVVYFKRDGELIEVHPFVSAEKVENRGLLAALDNQPLISRELDDTKVQKSLSFLGPYSEPVRLDKDRPQRSYTSGAPGQEEASPTTEVIPETVISREFPRWVLSSSPMYYFNHTQSELHDGTLEVQAMLTWHLNPQLDNEALFTCEVKHPALSMPMKAEVTLSAPKGPKHSLAPSRAKVGDTVRIKVEGFQMGPKANKVFPEPLFTWTRVGGPLLDGSEERFGKVLVLERVPAELNGSMYRCTVQNPLGSTNTHTRLIVFENPRIKKETTNLKFGDSAGDVLGPSLMLLLLSLTLELT from the exons TATCTTTGCTCCTCTGTGCTGACCTACTGGATTTCGTTATAG GTTATTTAACAGTCACCATTGAGCCTCTCCCTCCTGTGGTTATGGGGGACACAGTGACTTTGAAGTGCAATTTCAGGACGGATGGGAACTTACGAGAGATTGTGTGGTTTCGG GTGACGGAAGGTGGaacatcaaaacagaaaatcttCACCTACGACGCCATGTACAACACCAATTTTTCTCACATGGAGGACTTTCGCAGACAAGAGGACCTTGTTTACCAGTCAACTGTCAG GCTCCCTGAGGTTCAGATGGAAGATGATGGACCATATGAATGCCATGTGGGAATCTATGACAGGGCGTCTAGAGAGAAGGTGGTCTTGGCATCTGGGAGCATCACACTTAATGTCATGT ctCCACCAAAATCAATATCTGTTGAAGCAGCAAATCAGCCAGCTCGATTCAGTCGCTACGAGGCTCAAAATTTCACGCTTGTTTGCATTGTAACTGGAGGAAAACCTGCCCCCGTG GTGTACTTCAAGAGGGATGGGGAACTTATTGAAGTCCATCCTTTTGTGTCTGCTGAGAAAGTGGAAAACAGAGGCTTGCTCGCCGCATTGGATAACCAGCCGCTTATCAGTCGAGAACTGGATGATACAAAAGTGCAgaagtctctctctttcctggGCCCTTACAGTGAGCCGGTGCGTCTGGATAAGGACCGGCCCCAGCGCAGCTACACGTCTGGGGCCCCCGGGCAGGAGGAAGCCAGTCCCACCACAGAAGTCATCCCAGAGACTGTGATCAGCCGAGAGTTTCCCCGCTGGGTGCTGAGCTCAAGCCCCATGTATTATTTCAATCATACGCAGTCTGAGCTTCATGACGGGACCTTGGAGGTCCAAGCTATGCTGACCTGGCACTTGAACCCACAGCTGGACAATGAGGCTCTGTTCACCTGTGAAGTCAAGCACCCCGCTCTTTCCATGCCCATGAAGGCAGAGGTTACGCTCT CTGCTCCAAAAGGCCCGAAACACTCTCTGGCACCAAGCAGAGCGAAAGTGGGAGACACGGTTCGCATCAAAGTGGAAGGATTCCAAATGGGGCCCAAAGCG AATAAAGTGTTTCCAGAGCCTCTGTTCACATGGACACGTGTGGGAGGACCTCTGCTGGATGGAAGCGAAGAGAGATTTGGGAAAGTACTGGTTCTGGAAAGAGTCCCAGCCGAGCTCAACGGATCCATGTATCGCTGCACGGTCCAAAACCCGTTGGGATCTACCAACACTCACACCCGCCTGATAGTATTCG aaaatccCAGGATCAAGAAGGAGACTACAAACCTGAAAT TTGGCGATTCTGCTGGAGACGTGCTCGGGCCCTCActgatgctgctgctgttgtcatTGACTCTGGAGCTAACATGA